From one Pseudomonas sp. S35 genomic stretch:
- a CDS encoding LysE family translocator, with product MTTALTLSSFLYFLLFCATMTFSPGPMTLLLLSLGLKDGLRSSIPAQIGASVSYLISILIFAVGFSELIKGNLAITQAIQFVGVAYILYLAYKQWTSSGVAIGKAGAVEGSRSLFGKGLLTGFSNPKTIIMFSAVFPQFAGAGQHSSAADIAILGATFLLLQFASGCLYCYFGQRIKHVLENPKRRVLLQRVTAVLLLGVALMLARGFSH from the coding sequence ATGACCACTGCGTTAACGCTGTCTTCGTTTCTCTACTTCCTGCTGTTCTGCGCCACCATGACCTTTAGCCCTGGCCCCATGACCTTGCTGCTGCTGAGCCTGGGCCTGAAGGACGGCTTGCGCAGTTCGATCCCGGCGCAGATCGGCGCCAGCGTGTCGTACCTGATTTCGATCCTGATCTTTGCCGTCGGCTTCTCGGAACTGATCAAGGGCAACCTCGCCATCACCCAGGCCATCCAGTTTGTCGGCGTGGCCTATATCCTCTACCTGGCCTACAAGCAGTGGACCAGCAGCGGCGTGGCGATCGGCAAGGCCGGCGCCGTGGAAGGCTCGCGCAGCCTGTTCGGCAAAGGGCTGCTGACCGGGTTTTCCAACCCCAAGACCATCATCATGTTCAGCGCCGTGTTCCCGCAGTTTGCCGGGGCAGGGCAGCACAGTTCGGCGGCAGATATCGCCATCCTCGGCGCGACCTTCCTGTTGCTGCAATTTGCCAGCGGCTGCCTGTATTGCTACTTCGGCCAGCGCATCAAGCACGTACTGGAAAACCCCAAGCGCCGCGTGTTGTTGCAGCGCGTCACTGCGGTGCTGTTGTTGGGTGTGGCGTTGATGCTGGCCCGGGGCTTTTCCCACTAA
- a CDS encoding sugar phosphate isomerase/epimerase family protein yields MESKLINASVPFCTGVAHQKYLAAEKGLHTAIEGGCTHWYIDGSLFGEMVDDWTDERIASLQEQIAATGVKPVYHGNFKAPLGSDVEAFRAAAVEYVKKEVDIASRLGAPLIIHGGCIVEPKMVLMAKKVALEHYLKSVQELARYAEAKGVDIYLENLSNYVNYRPFHYIFTHEAEYAFVFERLQEHRNVYFFLDAGHANIENGLPAEVVRKYHHLIKGISFSNNNGVQDQHFGIHDGNCDYADVVQAIVETNWKGLVAFETRNQTAKAALGELAVMYRESLTTEIAVA; encoded by the coding sequence ATGGAAAGCAAACTGATCAACGCTAGCGTGCCGTTCTGTACCGGCGTAGCCCACCAGAAATACCTGGCCGCTGAAAAAGGCCTGCACACCGCCATCGAAGGCGGCTGCACCCACTGGTACATCGACGGCAGCCTGTTCGGCGAGATGGTCGATGACTGGACCGACGAGCGCATCGCCAGCCTGCAGGAGCAGATCGCGGCCACGGGTGTGAAACCGGTGTACCACGGCAACTTCAAGGCGCCCTTGGGCAGTGATGTGGAAGCCTTTCGCGCAGCGGCCGTGGAGTACGTTAAAAAGGAAGTGGACATCGCCAGCCGCCTGGGTGCGCCGTTGATCATCCACGGTGGCTGCATCGTCGAGCCAAAAATGGTGCTGATGGCCAAGAAGGTCGCCCTGGAGCACTACCTCAAGTCGGTGCAGGAACTGGCGCGCTACGCCGAGGCCAAGGGCGTGGATATCTACCTGGAAAACCTGTCCAACTACGTCAACTATCGGCCGTTCCACTACATCTTTACCCATGAAGCGGAATACGCCTTTGTGTTCGAGCGCCTGCAGGAACACCGCAATGTGTACTTCTTCCTCGACGCCGGCCACGCCAACATTGAAAACGGCCTGCCGGCCGAGGTGGTGCGCAAGTATCACCACCTGATCAAGGGCATTTCCTTCAGCAACAACAATGGCGTGCAGGACCAGCACTTCGGCATTCACGACGGCAATTGCGACTACGCCGATGTGGTGCAGGCCATCGTTGAAACCAACTGGAAAGGCCTGGTGGCGTTCGAAACCCGCAACCAGACCGCCAAGGCCGCCCTCGGTGAACTGGCGGTGATGTATCGCGAATCCCTGACCACCGAGATCGCGGTGGCCTGA
- a CDS encoding rubredoxin yields MKTYMCAPCGFMYVEELGIPEDGIPAGTPWEEVPEDWTCPDCGVTKADFMAIEL; encoded by the coding sequence ATGAAGACTTATATGTGTGCGCCCTGCGGATTTATGTATGTAGAAGAATTGGGCATTCCCGAGGACGGAATCCCGGCAGGCACCCCTTGGGAAGAGGTGCCAGAAGACTGGACATGCCCGGATTGCGGCGTGACCAAGGCTGATTTCATGGCCATTGAACTGTAA
- a CDS encoding diguanylate cyclase, with the protein MPADGGKGLPLATRLYKSRTLGLTLGLVCVVFGMYPLDPPLWVWAWMLINAFVWPHLAFQLSSRTANSLRSERRNLLFDSFCGGFWVGAMHFNPLPSVTTLSMMTMNNVAIGGPRFMLAGWVAQALGIGASLLIFTPAFLAVTTQAQLYACLPILMLYPLALGWICYRQAVTLARHKRELLALSRTDSLTGLLNHGAWKDHLEIEFQRCRREQQGAAIALIDIDHFKTINDTYGHVTGDIVLRQLGKILRQNLRATDLAGRYGGDEFCVILPGMPLNRATEVMDALRDRFNALAYAQDPALRASLSIGLAPYQPEHADSIGWLNDADLALYEAKSSGRNRVSAVQGSWLRSV; encoded by the coding sequence ATGCCAGCCGACGGAGGAAAGGGACTTCCGCTCGCTACCCGCTTGTACAAATCCCGTACCTTGGGGCTGACGCTCGGTTTGGTATGCGTGGTGTTTGGCATGTACCCACTGGACCCACCGCTGTGGGTGTGGGCCTGGATGCTGATCAACGCGTTTGTCTGGCCGCACCTGGCGTTCCAACTGTCTTCGCGAACTGCAAACTCGCTGCGCAGCGAGCGCCGCAACTTGTTGTTCGATTCGTTCTGCGGCGGGTTCTGGGTCGGGGCCATGCACTTCAATCCGCTCCCTAGCGTGACCACCCTGTCGATGATGACCATGAACAACGTGGCCATCGGCGGCCCGCGCTTCATGTTGGCCGGGTGGGTGGCGCAGGCGCTGGGCATTGGCGCCTCGTTGTTGATCTTTACGCCAGCCTTCCTGGCCGTGACCACCCAGGCCCAACTCTATGCGTGCCTGCCGATCCTGATGCTGTATCCGCTGGCGCTGGGCTGGATCTGCTACCGCCAGGCGGTGACCCTGGCCCGGCACAAACGCGAATTGCTTGCCCTGAGCCGCACCGACAGCCTGACCGGTCTGCTCAATCATGGCGCGTGGAAAGACCACCTCGAAATCGAATTCCAACGCTGCCGCCGCGAACAACAGGGCGCCGCGATTGCGCTTATCGACATCGACCACTTCAAGACCATCAACGACACCTACGGCCACGTCACGGGCGATATCGTTTTGCGCCAACTCGGTAAAATACTGCGCCAGAACCTGCGCGCCACCGACCTGGCCGGACGCTACGGCGGCGACGAGTTCTGCGTGATCCTGCCGGGGATGCCCCTCAACCGCGCCACGGAGGTGATGGACGCCTTGCGTGACCGCTTCAACGCGTTGGCCTACGCCCAGGACCCGGCCCTGCGCGCCAGCTTGAGCATCGGCCTGGCGCCGTATCAACCAGAACATGCTGACTCTATCGGTTGGCTCAACGATGCCGACCTGGCGCTGTACGAAGCCAAGAGCAGTGGGCGCAACCGGGTGAGTGCGGTGCAGGGGAGTTGGTTACGGTCCGTTTAG
- a CDS encoding efflux RND transporter permease subunit, protein MRGINLSELAVKHRAVTLFLIIAILAAGIFSFGKLGRAEDPSFTVKVMTITAAWPGATAQEMQEQIADRLEKRLQELDYYDRVETIAQPGFVSMRMTFLESTRPSEIQDLFYQTRKKLSDEASRLPNGVIGPFFNDEYSDVYFALYALEAEHMPHRQQVQMAEELRQGFLNLPGVKKVNILGEQPQRIFVEFSYERLATLGIKPEQIFAALAAQNAVAPSGFVETAGARAYIRIDGAFDSLALIENVPLEGNGRLLRIADVATVSRGYEDPPSYRIRHQGDPALMLGVIMEKHWNGLELDKRLKAEEARIHADLPLGVNFAKVSDQAKNISLAVNEFMLKFFVALAVVMIISLLALGFRVGLVVAAAVPLTLSVVFVIMLVTGREFDRVTLGALIISLGLLVDDAIIAIEMMVVKLEEGFDRIHAATYAWSSTAAPMLTGTLVTIIGFLPVGFARSGAGEYAGNIFWIVGFALISSWLVAVVFTPYLGVKLLPNIKPVPGGHDAIYAGRHYQKLRTVVELCVRRRWLVTGLVVAAFVLCGLGMGVVKKQFFPDSDRSELILEVYMPPGSAFKSTEAVAAQLEKALLQEPQTSMVDTYVGGGAPRFFLSLNPELPDPAFAKLIVQTPNAHARDALKLRMRERIAAGEFPAARVRVTQLLFGPPVPFPVVFRVSGPNLEVLRGLSEDVRTVVAANALTKDAFLDWGERTSGYRLVLDQDRLRLLGFTPNEVKSQLNALLSGNPITEVREGNRTVSVVARAQGNQRENLGNLNNMTLTNSAGTSVPLAQVGHFQAVMEEPILKRRNRASTVEVRADIIDGVQPPDVEMAVYKDLQPLIAKLPVGYRIDIGGPVEESAKANVALAALFPIMILLTLTVIMFQVRSFGVMFMVFATAPLGLIGAVPTLLLFNQPFGFNAILGLIGIGGILMRNTLIFTDQIRQNQEHGMAIREAIVEATVRRARPVILTALAAALAFIPLTLSVFWSSLAYVLIGGVLVGTLLTLLFLPALCSLVLGRQKTKVVEPSHASAG, encoded by the coding sequence ATGCGCGGCATCAACCTCTCCGAACTGGCGGTCAAGCACCGCGCCGTCACGTTGTTCCTGATCATCGCGATCCTTGCCGCCGGGATTTTCTCGTTCGGCAAACTGGGGCGCGCCGAAGACCCCTCCTTCACCGTCAAGGTGATGACCATCACCGCCGCCTGGCCCGGCGCCACAGCCCAGGAAATGCAGGAGCAAATCGCCGATCGCCTGGAAAAACGCCTGCAGGAGTTGGACTACTACGACCGCGTCGAGACCATCGCCCAGCCGGGTTTTGTGTCGATGCGCATGACGTTTCTGGAGTCCACCCGCCCCAGCGAGATCCAGGACCTGTTCTACCAGACCCGCAAAAAGCTCAGCGATGAAGCGTCGAGGCTGCCCAACGGGGTGATCGGGCCGTTCTTCAACGATGAATATTCAGATGTGTACTTTGCGTTGTACGCCTTGGAAGCCGAGCACATGCCCCATCGCCAGCAGGTGCAGATGGCCGAGGAACTGCGCCAGGGCTTCCTCAATCTGCCGGGGGTGAAGAAGGTCAATATCCTCGGCGAACAGCCCCAGCGGATTTTTGTCGAGTTTTCCTATGAGCGCCTGGCGACCCTGGGCATCAAGCCCGAGCAGATCTTCGCCGCCCTTGCCGCACAAAACGCGGTGGCACCGTCAGGCTTTGTGGAAACCGCCGGTGCCCGTGCCTATATCCGTATCGACGGGGCCTTCGACAGCCTGGCGCTGATCGAAAACGTACCGCTGGAAGGCAATGGCCGGTTGCTGCGCATTGCCGATGTGGCGACCGTCAGCCGCGGTTATGAAGACCCGCCCAGCTACCGCATCCGCCATCAGGGCGACCCGGCGCTGATGCTCGGGGTGATCATGGAGAAACACTGGAACGGCCTGGAACTGGACAAGCGCCTCAAGGCCGAGGAAGCGCGGATCCACGCCGACCTGCCGCTGGGGGTGAATTTCGCCAAGGTCTCCGACCAGGCAAAAAACATCAGCCTGGCGGTGAATGAATTCATGCTGAAATTCTTCGTTGCCTTGGCGGTGGTGATGATCATCAGCCTGTTGGCATTGGGTTTTCGCGTGGGCCTGGTGGTGGCCGCTGCGGTGCCGCTGACGCTGTCCGTGGTGTTCGTGATCATGCTGGTCACCGGGCGTGAATTCGACCGCGTTACCCTCGGCGCGTTGATCATCTCCCTTGGCCTGCTGGTGGACGACGCGATCATCGCCATCGAGATGATGGTGGTCAAACTCGAAGAGGGGTTTGACCGCATTCACGCCGCCACCTACGCCTGGAGTTCCACCGCCGCGCCGATGCTGACCGGCACCCTGGTGACCATCATCGGTTTCCTGCCGGTGGGCTTTGCACGCTCGGGCGCTGGGGAATACGCCGGCAATATCTTCTGGATCGTCGGCTTCGCGTTGATCTCGTCGTGGTTGGTGGCGGTGGTGTTCACCCCGTACCTGGGCGTCAAGCTGCTGCCGAACATCAAACCGGTACCCGGTGGCCACGACGCCATCTACGCCGGCCGCCACTACCAGAAACTGCGCACCGTGGTGGAACTCTGTGTGCGCAGGCGCTGGCTGGTGACGGGGCTGGTAGTGGCTGCATTTGTGCTGTGCGGGCTGGGCATGGGGGTGGTGAAGAAGCAGTTCTTTCCCGATTCCGACCGCTCCGAGCTGATTCTGGAGGTGTATATGCCGCCCGGCAGCGCCTTCAAAAGCACTGAGGCGGTGGCGGCGCAACTGGAAAAGGCGCTGCTGCAAGAACCCCAGACGAGCATGGTCGACACCTATGTGGGCGGCGGCGCGCCACGTTTTTTCCTGTCGCTGAACCCTGAACTGCCGGACCCGGCGTTCGCCAAACTGATCGTGCAAACCCCGAATGCCCATGCCCGCGACGCGCTGAAGCTGCGCATGCGTGAGCGTATCGCGGCGGGCGAATTCCCGGCGGCGCGGGTGCGCGTCACGCAATTGCTATTCGGTCCGCCGGTGCCCTTCCCGGTGGTGTTCCGTGTGTCCGGCCCGAATCTGGAGGTGCTGCGCGGCCTGTCCGAAGACGTGCGCACAGTCGTCGCCGCCAACGCGCTGACCAAGGACGCCTTCCTTGATTGGGGCGAGCGCACCAGCGGTTACCGCCTGGTGCTCGACCAGGACCGCCTGCGCCTGCTGGGCTTCACGCCCAACGAGGTCAAATCCCAGCTCAACGCCCTGCTCAGTGGCAACCCGATTACCGAGGTGCGCGAAGGCAACCGCACGGTATCCGTGGTGGCCCGGGCCCAGGGCAACCAGCGCGAGAACCTGGGCAACCTCAACAACATGACCCTGACCAACAGCGCCGGCACGTCGGTGCCCCTGGCCCAGGTCGGGCATTTCCAGGCGGTGATGGAAGAACCGATCCTCAAGCGTCGTAACCGGGCAAGCACCGTGGAAGTGCGCGCCGATATCATCGACGGCGTCCAACCGCCGGACGTGGAAATGGCCGTGTACAAAGACCTGCAACCGCTGATCGCCAAGCTGCCCGTCGGCTACCGGATCGACATCGGCGGCCCGGTGGAAGAAAGCGCCAAGGCCAACGTCGCCCTGGCCGCGCTGTTCCCGATCATGATCCTGCTGACGCTCACGGTGATCATGTTCCAGGTGCGCTCCTTCGGGGTGATGTTCATGGTGTTTGCCACCGCGCCCTTGGGCTTGATCGGTGCGGTGCCGACGCTGCTGCTGTTCAACCAGCCGTTCGGCTTCAACGCGATATTGGGGCTGATCGGCATCGGCGGCATTCTGATGCGCAACACGCTGATCTTTACCGACCAGATCCGCCAGAACCAGGAGCACGGCATGGCGATACGCGAGGCCATCGTCGAAGCCACGGTGCGGCGCGCCAGGCCGGTGATCTTGACCGCGCTGGCAGCGGCGCTGGCGTTTATTCCGCTGACGTTGTCGGTGTTCTGGTCGTCCCTGGCCTACGTGCTGATCGGAGGGGTGCTGGTGGGCACGCTGTTGACGCTGTTGTTCTTGCCGGCGCTGTGCAGTTTGGTGCTGGGGCGGCAGAAGACGAAGGTTGTTGAACCTTCCCACGCAAGCGCCGGATAA
- a CDS encoding efflux RND transporter periplasmic adaptor subunit: MNPLPLRLLKPLALLMALSGCNSEADTAAQTPQPRPVLAARVEAGGTQQSAYTGVVAARTESDLGFRVSGKVIERKVDPGQHVSRGDTLLVLDIGDFELALRSAKNRVNAAQAQLRQRRDDANRYQRLASTGAVSRQIFDQSATNLRVAEAELASAQSDASQIENRRTYSVLKADGDGIITDVRVDRGQVVAEGQIVARLARDGAREALVNLPENQRDQASQKALASPFGAPDQAVTATLRELSASADPTTRTYRARYVLHGAVDRFALGSTITVRLQGNGQAPQTRVPIGALHDAGQGTGVWVIGADNKVAFTPVNVVSLGQEDALLDSGVSPGTVIVALGAHLLHSCDAVRLLPAQALALNRKQDQ, translated from the coding sequence ATGAACCCTCTCCCCCTACGTCTTCTCAAGCCCCTGGCCTTGCTGATGGCCCTCAGCGGTTGCAACAGCGAGGCCGACACCGCCGCCCAAACGCCCCAACCGCGCCCGGTGCTCGCCGCCAGGGTCGAAGCTGGCGGCACGCAACAAAGCGCCTACACCGGTGTGGTCGCAGCCCGTACAGAAAGCGATTTGGGCTTTCGGGTCAGCGGTAAAGTGATCGAACGCAAGGTCGATCCCGGCCAGCATGTGTCCCGTGGCGACACCTTGCTGGTGCTGGATATCGGCGACTTCGAACTGGCCCTGCGCTCGGCCAAAAACCGCGTCAATGCCGCTCAGGCCCAACTGCGCCAACGTCGCGATGATGCCAACCGCTACCAGCGCCTGGCCAGTACCGGCGCCGTGTCGCGGCAGATCTTCGACCAGTCGGCGACCAACCTGCGCGTTGCCGAAGCGGAGTTGGCCTCGGCGCAATCGGACGCCAGCCAGATCGAGAACCGTCGTACCTATTCGGTGCTCAAGGCCGACGGCGACGGCATCATCACCGACGTGCGCGTCGACCGTGGCCAAGTGGTCGCCGAAGGGCAGATCGTTGCACGCCTGGCCCGTGATGGCGCCCGCGAAGCCCTCGTCAACCTGCCGGAAAACCAGCGCGACCAAGCCTCGCAGAAAGCCTTGGCCTCGCCGTTCGGCGCCCCCGACCAGGCTGTCACGGCCACCCTGCGCGAACTCTCCGCCAGTGCCGATCCCACCACCCGCACCTACCGCGCCCGCTACGTACTGCACGGCGCCGTCGACCGCTTCGCCCTCGGCTCGACCATTACCGTGCGCCTGCAAGGCAACGGCCAGGCGCCGCAGACCCGTGTGCCTATCGGCGCGTTGCACGATGCCGGGCAAGGCACCGGGGTGTGGGTGATCGGCGCGGATAATAAAGTCGCGTTTACCCCCGTCAACGTCGTCAGCCTCGGCCAGGAAGATGCCTTGCTCGACAGCGGCGTGAGCCCAGGCACGGTCATCGTCGCTCTCGGCGCGCACCTGCTGCACAGCTGTGATGCCGTGCGTCTGCTGCCCGCCCAGGCACTGGCCCTCAACCGCAAACAGGACCAATGA
- a CDS encoding TonB-dependent receptor — translation MLPAFRFTPLALLVAGSFSAHADEPVALELNDVVVTAAGYAQSVEDAPASVTVIDGEALRRKSYRDLGDAVRDVEGVTVNGGANETDISIRGMPADYTLIMVDGKRQSARESRVNGNSGYEQSFVPPAAAIERIEVVRGPMSSLYGSDAIGGVINVITRKVSPTWGGSIGYDYSARQHSDQGNARQTQFYLSGPLKEDFLGLQVWGRYLDRQADDDIEQTNGFSKADHRDLTARLAFTPTIDHDILLEAGATRLKNGDGMSANWATREQENNRDHWSLSHQGRWGWATSDIALSQETSTREGKATPAQTDIYGRKPEIKNTVFDAKLVVPTAYNVSTVGVQWNESELTDWNQGLGDRVDYKFSVVQKALFGENEWSVTDSFALTTGLRLDEHEEYGAHLSPRVYGVWRATDQWTFKGGIARGFKAPELRAVVEDYAYLRRNRFVMFGNPDLKPETSTNYEVSALWSNRDNLSGGVTLFYNDFQDKLSTVTTDRRWNGYTIMERVNVDKAIIQGVELNGQWDISPSVLLKANYTYTDSEQKSGANKGAPLALTPEQKANVRTEWSINDRTQAWASLSYYGEETGNTITDEPAPGYTTADLGGSYDVNDALTLNASLNNLTDKRLDDETYGTVNYGRTLWMGATYNF, via the coding sequence ATGCTTCCTGCTTTTCGCTTTACGCCCCTGGCCCTGTTGGTCGCCGGCAGCTTCAGCGCCCATGCCGACGAACCCGTTGCCCTGGAACTCAACGATGTGGTGGTGACGGCAGCCGGTTATGCCCAAAGCGTGGAAGACGCGCCAGCTTCGGTCACGGTAATCGACGGCGAAGCGCTGCGCCGCAAGTCCTACCGCGACCTCGGCGACGCAGTGCGGGATGTGGAAGGCGTGACGGTCAATGGCGGGGCGAATGAAACCGATATCTCCATCCGTGGCATGCCGGCTGACTACACCTTGATCATGGTCGACGGCAAACGCCAGAGTGCGCGGGAGTCGCGGGTCAACGGCAACAGCGGCTACGAGCAAAGCTTTGTGCCTCCGGCCGCCGCCATCGAGCGGATCGAAGTGGTGCGCGGCCCGATGTCGTCGCTGTACGGCTCGGACGCTATCGGCGGGGTGATCAACGTGATCACACGCAAAGTCTCGCCGACCTGGGGCGGCTCCATCGGCTACGACTACTCGGCGCGCCAGCACAGCGACCAGGGCAATGCGCGCCAGACCCAGTTCTACCTCAGCGGCCCGCTCAAGGAAGATTTCCTCGGCTTGCAGGTATGGGGCCGTTACCTCGACCGCCAGGCCGACGATGACATCGAACAAACCAATGGCTTCAGCAAGGCCGACCACCGCGACCTCACCGCGCGCTTGGCCTTCACCCCGACCATCGACCACGACATCCTGCTGGAAGCCGGCGCCACGCGCCTGAAGAACGGCGACGGCATGAGCGCCAACTGGGCCACCCGCGAGCAAGAAAACAACCGCGATCATTGGTCGCTGTCCCATCAAGGCCGCTGGGGCTGGGCGACCTCGGACATCGCCCTGTCCCAGGAAACCTCGACCCGCGAAGGCAAGGCCACCCCGGCCCAAACCGATATCTACGGGCGCAAGCCCGAGATCAAGAACACCGTGTTCGACGCCAAGCTGGTGGTGCCCACCGCCTATAACGTCAGCACCGTCGGCGTGCAGTGGAATGAAAGCGAGTTGACCGACTGGAACCAGGGCCTGGGTGATCGCGTCGACTATAAATTCTCGGTGGTGCAAAAAGCCCTGTTCGGCGAAAACGAATGGTCAGTCACCGACAGCTTCGCCCTGACCACCGGCCTGCGCTTGGATGAGCACGAAGAGTACGGCGCGCACCTCAGCCCACGCGTCTATGGCGTATGGCGCGCCACCGACCAGTGGACCTTCAAGGGCGGCATCGCCCGTGGCTTCAAGGCGCCGGAACTGCGCGCCGTGGTCGAGGACTACGCCTACCTGCGCCGCAACCGCTTCGTGATGTTCGGCAACCCGGATCTCAAGCCCGAAACCAGCACCAACTACGAAGTCTCCGCACTGTGGAGCAACCGCGACAACCTGTCGGGCGGCGTGACGCTGTTCTACAACGACTTCCAGGACAAGCTCTCCACCGTCACCACCGACCGGCGCTGGAACGGCTACACCATCATGGAACGGGTCAACGTCGACAAGGCGATCATCCAAGGCGTGGAGCTCAACGGCCAATGGGATATCAGCCCGAGCGTGCTGCTCAAGGCCAACTACACCTACACCGATTCCGAGCAGAAAAGCGGCGCCAACAAAGGCGCACCGCTGGCCCTCACACCCGAGCAAAAAGCCAACGTGCGCACCGAGTGGAGCATCAACGACCGTACCCAGGCCTGGGCGTCGCTGAGTTACTACGGCGAAGAAACCGGCAACACCATTACTGACGAACCGGCGCCGGGCTACACCACCGCCGACCTGGGCGGCTCCTACGATGTAAACGATGCGCTGACTCTCAACGCCTCACTCAACAACCTCACCGACAAGCGCCTGGACGATGAAACCTACGGCACGGTGAACTACGGCCGCACCCTGTGGATGGGCGCCACGTACAACTTCTAA
- a CDS encoding M20/M25/M40 family metallo-hydrolase produces the protein MLFTFPRTLLAATLALSFALPAYSAEPHKQIQADAEQYKAEALKLLERLVNIDSGSGYGPGLTQVSDIAVDELKQLGFSIQRVPDAAANSSHVIATLKGSGKAKILLMAHMDTVFKEGSAAERPFHIKDGRAYGPGVMDDKGGIVAGIYALKVLKNQGFKDYAQITFLLDASEETGSDIASDLIRTTAKAHDVTLNLEPGRPADGLVVWRKGSATAVVEVKGKAAHAGVAPELGRNAAMEAAHQILQLGKLGDEEKKTTINFTVINAGDRTNVIPDQATAKADVRAALPEEFDRIEKDLVRVSANKLIPETEVTTTLKRGLPPMPQTAESDKLVAIAQGIYGELGKTLTIEGSGGAADASLSAGVGTPTLDGFGIVGGNIHTAQEYAQVESVAPRVYLLSRMIMELSKR, from the coding sequence ATGCTTTTCACCTTCCCCCGTACCCTCCTGGCCGCCACGCTGGCCTTGTCCTTCGCACTCCCGGCCTACAGCGCCGAACCCCACAAGCAGATCCAGGCGGATGCCGAACAGTACAAGGCCGAGGCGCTGAAACTGCTGGAGCGCTTGGTGAACATCGACTCGGGCTCCGGCTACGGGCCCGGCTTGACCCAGGTTAGTGACATCGCCGTCGATGAACTCAAGCAACTGGGCTTCAGCATCCAACGGGTGCCGGATGCGGCCGCCAACAGCAGCCATGTGATCGCCACCCTCAAGGGCAGCGGCAAGGCCAAGATCTTGCTGATGGCCCATATGGACACCGTGTTCAAGGAAGGCTCCGCCGCCGAGCGCCCGTTCCACATCAAGGACGGCCGCGCCTATGGCCCAGGCGTGATGGATGACAAGGGCGGCATCGTCGCCGGTATCTACGCACTCAAAGTCCTCAAAAACCAAGGCTTCAAGGATTATGCGCAGATCACCTTCCTGCTCGACGCCAGCGAAGAAACCGGCTCCGACATCGCCTCCGACCTGATCCGCACCACCGCCAAGGCCCACGACGTGACGCTGAACCTTGAGCCAGGGCGCCCAGCCGACGGCCTGGTGGTCTGGCGCAAAGGCAGCGCCACCGCCGTGGTCGAAGTCAAAGGTAAAGCCGCCCACGCCGGCGTCGCCCCGGAACTGGGCCGCAACGCCGCCATGGAAGCCGCGCACCAGATCCTGCAACTGGGCAAGTTGGGCGATGAAGAGAAGAAAACCACCATCAACTTCACCGTGATCAACGCCGGCGACCGCACCAACGTGATTCCTGACCAAGCCACCGCCAAGGCGGATGTGCGCGCGGCACTGCCGGAGGAGTTCGATCGGATCGAGAAAGACCTGGTGCGGGTTTCCGCGAACAAACTGATCCCGGAAACCGAAGTGACCACCACCCTCAAACGCGGCCTGCCGCCGATGCCGCAAACGGCGGAGTCGGACAAATTGGTGGCGATTGCCCAGGGGATTTATGGCGAGTTGGGTAAGACATTGACCATTGAAGGCAGCGGTGGGGCGGCGGATGCGAGCTTATCGGCCGGGGTGGGCACACCGACCTTGGATGGGTTTGGGATTGTGGGCGGCAATATCCATACGGCGCAGGAGTATGCGCAGGTGGAGAGTGTCGCGCCTCGGGTCTACTTGCTGAGTCGGATGATCATGGAGCTGTCGAAGCGGTGA